The Grus americana isolate bGruAme1 chromosome 20, bGruAme1.mat, whole genome shotgun sequence genome segment AGTGAGGCCTTTCTGCTTTAAGGAGGAAAGctgccatcccttccctccgCACGAAGGATGACAAGAGACAGGCGTTTTCCACAGACCATCATTTTAGTGGAATCTCCTGCAACTCAGCCCCTTCAAACTGAGAGGGAGAAGCCAtccctggccctgctcctggTTACACTGGAACTACTCAGGGGAATCGcatatttccatttctaaagAGTGCACCAAAGGATAGGCCTCTCTTTAGTGCAGAATATTTCCCTGTCGCTGCTTAAAGGCAAAGCTAGCTCGCCAGCGCACGGAGGAGAGGGCAGCTGTCATTGTCTGGGAAGACTCCAGCACGTCAAGagtggcaggaggaggctggagaGATGCAGTGTTAAAGATTATCACAGacttttccagcagcagaaattaatttcaccCAGAAAGGTCCTGAGCAGCTTGCAAAGCCCCTGCCTGCATTTAGGCAAAAAACACTGCAATTTTGCACAGCAAGCTTGACCTGGCTGAGTTGGACCTAGAGGTGGAAAGAGATGCTGATCAGAGAGAAAGtcacagcattatttttcttaatattattGTCACTGTCCAGGATGCAGGGTCTGGGAGAAGCAGCCATCTCCATGGTGAAAAGTACATTTGGTTTGTAAAGATCTTTGGCTTTGCTTAAATTAATAGGCTAATAATAACCCAGGAAaggattttaatgttttcttaacCTCATGCAAAcagcttttaaagtattttaattaaaaaagagtaATACCTCATACTTTATATATTGTACTTTTATCTATATGCAGCTGTTGAGCCAGACTTTAGCTTATTGatcaaaggagagagagaagtctTGCAAGGTGTCTCTAATCATAGAAAGAGGATTCAATTAGCTTTTCCTTAAAATcgcacaaataaaaatagaataaaaaaaaatcagactatGATTAAGCACTGGCTGCTTCTCTCCAAACACCTCTCTCCTGGAAGCATTTTGTCCCTGCATTGATCTGGGGCTCAGTACCACACTTGCACTCCTGGGATGAGAGTTTCAGGGACGCTTGCACCTAGGCTTCGTTTTTCTGGAGGAGCTGGAACTTTAAAAAGGCCCCAGGATTTCAACCCAAAGCTGACAGCCAGCGGAAAAACCCTAATTGGTGTAGCTGGGTTTTGCAGGGAGTCTCGAAGCATTGCCAAGTGCGACACAACCCTCCTCAGTAAGGACAAACACAGCCCAAATGGTGACTTGTCCCCAGCCACCAGATCTCCAGCGGGCACCAGAGATGCTACTTTTAACCCTTGCAATGCCACAGCGCTGTCAGCATCACCGGGCAGGGTGGCTCCTTATAGAGTAACTCACACCTTCACGGGGCTCCCTTCTCCCTGGGAAACCCCAGCACAGAGGCGTGCGTACGTGGTACGTGCGTGCCCCAGCCCTTTGGCACAGCACCACGCTCCATCGGTACCGCTGAGCTCTGCAGGTGCCCTCTACCAAAGGCCTGTGTATCACAGCCCCTCGTGCCATTTGCCAAGCTGTTTCCCAGTCATTCAGCACCCCCATCTCCCCAGAACAGGAGCTCTCACCTCGAGGGGGCCCCCATCCTGCTCCTCTCGCCTGCACCCTGCAACTATGACCTTCCTCCCCTTCGCAGCTGGCCAGGAATGCAGTGCGCAGGATGAGCTCCCTGCTGTGCTCCAGCCAGGTCCCAGCCCCTCGGTTGTGTCAGCACTGGCAAGGGCTAAATCCTGCTCCTTGCACAGGCCTCAGCTGTGCCTATAATCCCCATCCATCTCCAAAACTCAACAATACAagctggtctccacttggatgGGCTTACTTGCAAATAAATAACAGCCATACTTCCACAAGCTTCCAAAGCTATTTGCATCTGCGTTTAACAGGCAGCAAGTGCCCTGAATGCAGAATTCACTTGGCTTTTTTAATCTAACCTGCTCTCAGACAGACAGAAACACAGCGCTGAGCCTTGCCCTTCAGCCCCTCTTCTTTCAGAGCAGCATTGTGTGCAGGGCAGCACAGCCATCTCCTCCAGGAAGGGAGAGCAGCGCTCCTGTATCCTTCAAACCGTCCATCTCCAGACAACAGCCCCCAGGGCTGACTTTGGGGGGGGTCAAGCCTTCACCAGTTCCCTTTAGCAGAGGGCTGGGTGAGGGCGGGTGGTTCAGGTTGCTGCCCACCACCCGTCTGGCACAACGAGGTGACCTTAGTGCTGCTGAAGtccctgccaggcacctcccgAGCAGAGGGGAATGCCAGTGCCTGGGAATGCCGCTGGCCTCACACTGGTCTGTACCTGAAATTTCCTCTCCACCTCAGACAGGGTCTGACCTGTCCCCTGCATGGGTTAACCCCTCCTGCTCCCAACGCCCTGTGCCCCCCACTGCTTGCCAGGGCTCTGAGCCCCCTGGGGGGGCTGCAAGACCCCAGGGGAGCCCCTAAATAGGTCCCCCCCCGAGGTGAGATGTTTGCCAAGCCCAGCCCGCCCTCCACCGGTGGCTGCGAGAGGAACAGCGTCCGAAAGTGGGACCGGAGCATCTGCGGAGGCAGCAGCCATCACTGCACACCCTGCACCAGCCCCCTGAGGCCGGGGGACATCCCCAGGGCCCTAAATATGACCCCTGCAGGCAAAGCCACCTTGTTTGAAGGCTGAACCCCACAGGCACTGCAGGACTGTGGGGACAAGACCTGTTTTCCACCAAGCTGGGGGGGGTGCTTTGGGACAGAGGCTGCCCCAGAAGCAGTGTCGGAccatgctgctctgccaccccgtGCTCCCCCCGTCCTCACCTGGCCCCAcctggagctggctgcagagagGGCCAGCTGCAGCTCCGAGCTGGGCCTTGCCTAGAGTCACTGCGTCCAGGGGACTGAATAAGCTAAAAGCTTTAATTCTAGTTTGAGATGCTGGAGAAGCCATCAATTTGAGCATGCCTGAAGGTGCATATGGTACATAATGGATGCAAATTTCCAGCACTTTTCCCATGGTGCATCTTGCCAGGCAACACACTCCACCCAGGCTCATGCAAGACATTTCTCCCTGTACCTGCATACCAAGGAGGAGCTGGTTTCTCCTGTCCCCAAGGTTGGATGTAGAGGGTCTAAAAGACGGTTCTGGCAGTAAGGGAAGGGGAATGGGTACCGAAAAACAGGTCTGCAAGGGCAGAAATGAGCTGGGAGGTTAAGCACGGCCAAACATGgagagaggaagcagcaggaagaggaaagaggcaaCAGGAGAGGGGTGGAGGAGCCAGATGTGCCAGGGTAAACAGGGAGAACTGGGCCAGGACCAACTGGGATGGCAATGCTGAGAACAGGACCAGGAGAAAGGGGGAGCGGGGATTCGGTGGAAGGGCCAGGGGAGGGTCTCATCAAGAGGTTGTTTTCACAGTCATCAAACCCAGCAGCAAGGGGCTTGCTTCCCCCTGCTCCGAGATGAGCTGAAGTCTGCACAGGGAGGTCATGCTCTGGAGTGGCAGTTCCTAGTTCCCAAACTGGCACattcccctgcctccccacaCACAGCAGGACTGCGCAAGGAACAGGTAGGAAACTCCAGCATAGCCCATACTCGCATTTAATTGTAAGGACAGGACAGACTGGGGCAGGCAGGTACGTTGGTGTGGAAGCACAGCTAGAAGAGCAGACACACCCTGCCCTCACAAAAGACAGACGTCATTTTAAGGAGTAACCCTGCTAAAAGCATAAAAAcaaatcataaaaaaagaagaagaataacCCCCAATCCAGAGTTTCCTCTGGAACAGACGTTTCTGCATGGTCTCCAAGGACTGGAATCAGACATTGCTGCTAAGGCTGTTTCACATCAGACACATCGCGGGGAATTCACATAGCACAAGTCAGGTGTTTAACATGGACATTTCAGTTCAGGGCCTGTCTGCTGCAGTGGAGACAGGGAGCGCTCTTGTGGGAAGAGATGCAGAGCATGTGAAGTTAGGCTCTCACAGAGACCACCCTCCTGAGGACTTTCTCTCCCCTAGGCAAGTTGCCTCCCACGTTCAGGGCACAGACATTGCAGCAGGAAAGCCCTGAGAGCATCATTCCCACTCTACCACCTGCTTTATGCAAGGAAGAAGGTGCATGAAACAAGGCTGCATCCACAAAACGTAGAAGTAAGAGACCCAGAGAAGTGTCCACAAGATAGCGGGGTTTGCTCATGTCCTTCACCATGGAGCAAGGCCACAAGGACATACATGGCTGCACCCACACTGGAAGAGGAGAATCAGTCCCAGACGAGCGTCCCATCTCCTTGCGAGAGAAAGGGCTCTCCGAGACAGGACAGGTCTGGGCTGCTCCTCCACCTACTGCACAAACCCAGGACACATTCAGAAGTACAGACAATAAAttaagattgaaaaaaaaaaagtcagcgtgtataatatatatatatataatataatataatgtGCGTGTGATtgtgaaaaatagaaatgtcaTCCCCAGGAGAGAGCAAGGCATGGCAGAAACACGTCCCTGTTCCTCTCCCGAACCCAGCACTACCCTGCTCCCCTGAttcacagcagaaacacaaCACCAGCGGTCCATGCAGGGGGCAGGGCTTGCGCCTGGCACCCAGCTTCCCTCTGCCAGCAGGGGCCCTGTGCCAAGGAGGAGCTGGCTTCTTGGTGGAGGAGTGGGGAAAGAGCCCAGCACTGGTCCCTTCATGGCCTTCACAAGGAAGGgttgctgcaggcaggaaaagggagggaaagacaggaaaagcaaagtggAATGGCAGGGGCACCCCATCCCTACTCAACTGGCCAGGGCACTGCCCCTCCTGTGGCACAGGACCACCACCGCTGTACCAAGTAGAAAATAAAGCCATAATGAGTCTATGCTTTGGTATGTAACCATCTCCCTCCCCTCGGTCCCCCATGTTCCCCCCAAACCATTATCTGTAAAACTCATCAAATAAAATCTCTAGCATGCCTTTATATCGCTCCTTGaaccttttcttccccagcGTCTGCCTtgcccctctctccccagcagGATTTGGGGAGGTGTCTTGCTTGAGTCCCACCAGTTACAGCTTCTGCTGTCCCGACTGGATCCTGCTGAATGCTGCCTCATCCAGCTGCAGGTAGCGGCCTTGCCTGGAGTCCAGGAAGTACAACCTGTCCTTCACCAGCGCAGGGTCAAAGCCCTGCTTCCGCAGCTCCATCTTCTGGAACTTGTAAGTGCCTGGAAcgggaagagaaggaggaatgaGGGGTCACCAGCTGCACATGCTCCCACTCCCACTGCACGCGTGCTGCCCCAGACCTAGCCTTGCACCCTAAACCACCAGAGGAACTGGCTAGGGGCTCCACggagcagagatgctccatGGGGCAGAGAGGCTCCATCCTGATCCTACTGCAGATCAGCCTCCGTTACCAGGTTTCTCCCCACCAGGCTCCTCCTCAGCTCCATGCCCAGTGCAAGTGCACATGCAGTGGCTCACTTGTCTTGGAGACTTCATGCAGGAACCGCAGGAAGACAGGCCGCGCGTACAGTGGAAGGGCCTTTTTCAGCTCGCTAGCAAAGCCTTCCAAGTCACAGGAGTTCTCCGGGTCAACAATGGCTGCCATTCCTGCCTTCCCTTCAATCCctaagaggaagagaagaagggaaagcaCTCAGACACACTGTCCATATAGCatcatctccctctgccccgcaCTAGCAAGGCCTCTGGCACAGATCCCACTCTGTACTGAAGCGCTGGTGCATCCAGCTGTGTCACTGGCTGTGTCACTGGCTGTGTCACCACCCTGCAGCTAAGGCTACCAGCGACACCCTGCGGTCACGGTCACCTCCTCCCAGAGGAGGCACTTGCAGCCTGTCCAGAAAGGACGCAGGGTCCTTCCAAACCAGACCAAAGCTTGAGAGAGGGAGGGAACCCTCTGGTTCCTGCTAGGCACATGTCTGGTGGCCTCTTCCCAGCAAGCCCATGGGAAGCCTTGTTCCAGCCTCTTGCAAAAGGACACGTCAATCTGGACATGCAGGACATGGTCACATTCAAGTGCCAGAGGCCCGCCTGCCTCCCCTGATTATCCTCTTCCCTCTCAGCTACCTGGGATCTCCACCCCATAAACTACCACGTCCGTTAGGTTGAGGATGCGGCTCAGCGTCCCCTCCACCTCTGTGGTGGAAACGTTCTCCCCCTTCCAGCGGAACGTGTCCCCAGTGCGGTCCCGGAAGTACATGTAGCCATATTTGTCCATCACCAGGACATCCCCTACAGGAAAGTGAGGAATAGGCAAAAATTGAGGTGTCAGAGGGGTTAGAAGCAACCCTGCAGCATCTCAGGGCAGTGCCATTAGCCTGGGACAGCCCCCATGCCCACCCCGGAACCCTTCTCCTCCACTCTCAGTGGACAGAAGGGCCCTGTTTGCCTCACCTGTGAGATAGGCAGCATCCCCTTTTGTAAACACGTCCTTGGCAATTTTCTTGTTGGTGGCTGACTGATTCAGGTAGCCATCAAAGTGCTGCAAGGGGTTGCTCTTGACAATGCGGCCCACCAGCTGTCCCGGCTCCCCTGCATGGAGAAAAGGGGGTGAAGAAGGGAAGCAACCACCCGCACCCAAGAAAAAATGGTGTCTAGTGAGGTTGGTGGGGTTTTATTGAGCAGACTCAAACCTAGGTAAATTATCTTGAAGTACATCAGTAAAGATTCGCACAGGGTTGAGGAAACTTATCCCTGTGGTTGCTCTCACCTGGTTTGCAGCGGATACAGACACCATCCGGCCCCCGGATCAGGTCCATGGTGTCTTCATCCACCCGTACCAAGGCGATAGGGTACACACCTGGTAGGATCCTGCTGTTGAAGCCGCATGACCCAATCTAGGACAGAAAGAGCTGAGAGCCAAGGGTAGCAGGGACATCTCTCCTACCCCAAGCCTGCTGCCCATGCACATCCAGGATACCAGAGAGCTGGCACAGCACAACAACAGCCAAAACCCCTCCAGGTGGATGACAACCCATGCCAAGCCTCTTAGAGCAAGAAATCAGGAGCAAACAGCCTGACTGGGTTTCCAACCCTGCCCAGGCCAGTACTCCCTctgggacatggggggggaTTGTGGAGCCTTACATTGTTGTCGAAATTTCCCAGGCTGCAGTTGCACTCGGTGGCCCCATAGAACTCGGCCACCTGGGCGATGCCAAAGCGGGCCATGAACTCCCGCCAGATGGAGGCACGCAGCCCGTTGCCCAGTGCCATGCGCACCCGGTGCTGCCGCTCCACCTCCTGGTATGGCTGGTTCAGCAGGTAGCGGCAGATCTCCCCGATGTACTGCACAATctgggagggatggagaggaaagATTCACCAGAACCCCTCCGCCAAGCCCCAgggtgtttggggtttcttcAGGGCAGGTAGGAATGGCACAACACGCCCAAAGTCCCCTAAAGAGGCTGCAGTAAAACCCAGGACCTAGCTCGTCCAGTGCCTGTTCCTCCCTGGTTAACCCACTCCTCCAGTCTGTGAAACCTATCTGAGACCTCCTGGCTAATGCTGGAGCATGGGAAGGGTTTGGACATGTGGAGTCACCACCCCAGGTGGGAAGGACACAGCCCCACCACCTTGGAAGATGGTTTGGGATGGACAGGCAAAACCAGTCCAGACCTCCCTCTCTTCCAGTGGCTGAGGTCTCCTCAGCATGGCACAGATCCCCAGGTTCcactccccagccctggctggccCATTGCCTCATGGCCTCACCGTGCAGTTGTATTTCACGCAGTCCTCCCAAAAGTGCGAGGCTGAGAACTTCTTGCGGATGATAATCGTCATGCCCTGCAGCAGGCACTGCCCGACCCCCACGATGTTCCCTGCGGAGAGGCAGCCAGGGGAGCCCTCAATCCCCAGACACCTCCAACCTGGCCCACTCAGGAAAGGCCTGGCAGGGCAAGGTGGAGGTCACATGCTGGCTCACCACAGATGGGTGTTCACCTAGCCAAAGCCCCCAGGACCGCAGGCACTGGGGAGGAGACGCATGGCAGCGAGATCTGGGGCAGCACTTTGCACCTAGATGTCCCAGCACGtctcagccagccagccaggcaccgcttccccttccccctgaCTTTCCACATGGAGCACCAATAAGGTGCAGCTATTCCAAAGCCAGGCTAGGAGCTGGGAtaacccacacacacactccccacTCCAAAGGTCAGCCAGATCGATTCTTGGCTCCCAGAGAAAAAGTGGAAAGTCTCAGTCAGacactgccagcagcagccagctcctcctCAACATGGAGACTGCTGCTACATCAGCCTCCAGGCTGGGCTTGGCTGAGGGGAAGAGACAGTCCTGGCACGCAGAGCTCCGTATGGCACACGTTACCTGCAGCATGGTAGAGCGGGAGGCAGTCGTACATCACATCGTCGGGCCTCATGCGGAAACCGTAAAAAACTAAGCTGGACATGCGGAAGTACCTGGGGCAAAAGGGCGAAGGGACATGTCAGCAGCAGGGCCAGAGGTGCTGTGCTAGGACAGGGCAGAACTCAGCCCCGTCCTCCCCGAGCCCCTGCCTGCGGCCTTACCGGCAGTTCACCACAATGGCAGCCTTGGGCAGCCCTGTTGTGCCAGAGGTGTAGATGTAGAAGAGTTTATCTGGAGAGCAATGAGGACACAAGGTCACATACCCAGTTTAGGAGCTGGCTGAACCAGGAGAGGGGGATAAGTCAAATTTATACACTCTGCTTGTGCCAGTGGAGCCAAAACTTTATGTGACAGCACCAAGAACGTGCTGGGTTCATCCCTGGCAGATCAGGTCTGTTGGACACATGGAGGGCACCACGAAATACTGCTCCACACAGTATTCACATAGCTTCAGACACCAGAGTAAGACCCATCCCAAACACCCCAGACCTTGCTGC includes the following:
- the SLC27A4 gene encoding long-chain fatty acid transport protein 4, producing MLRLAAFAALLLFFRVSLELSWAQAIPALFIFYLGSGGWDFFLIFIKTIRRDVTTGLVLLRVKWQVWRHVREKNTIAKIFQKTASKYPEKTALIFQGTGESWTFRQLDEYSNQVANFFYSQGFRSGDVVALFMESRNQYVGLWLGLAKIGVETALVNSHLRMEALLHCITISNSKAVVFGVEMMEAMQEVQPSLEKSIHLFWSGEASSESALPGAKHLDPLLQTAQRHQPTPPDKGFLDKLFYIYTSGTTGLPKAAIVVNCRYFRMSSLVFYGFRMRPDDVMYDCLPLYHAAGNIVGVGQCLLQGMTIIIRKKFSASHFWEDCVKYNCTIVQYIGEICRYLLNQPYQEVERQHRVRMALGNGLRASIWREFMARFGIAQVAEFYGATECNCSLGNFDNNIGSCGFNSRILPGVYPIALVRVDEDTMDLIRGPDGVCIRCKPGEPGQLVGRIVKSNPLQHFDGYLNQSATNKKIAKDVFTKGDAAYLTGDVLVMDKYGYMYFRDRTGDTFRWKGENVSTTEVEGTLSRILNLTDVVVYGVEIPGIEGKAGMAAIVDPENSCDLEGFASELKKALPLYARPVFLRFLHEVSKTSTYKFQKMELRKQGFDPALVKDRLYFLDSRQGRYLQLDEAAFSRIQSGQQKL